The Aliiroseovarius pelagivivens genome contains a region encoding:
- a CDS encoding L,D-transpeptidase family protein: MTNKLPKRVRSPFLTFAFAAVGAAALSISSPVPATAQSTVSAFAQSVAEAAAREGEVAAFYRANGYQPIWTGNSAEDLSRRKALLTALSKAGDHGLPTVDLGDLKMRMANVTSVRDLGALEVELSTLLVDYAQGVSSGILTPSKIDSGIVRKINRKDGTDVLSGFASSSPAGYLKSLPPKNAEYGRLMREKLRLENAIQHGGWGKTVAAKKLKPGQSGDAVIALRNRLVRMGYLSRSASRSYDASIQKAVQQFQADHGLTDDGVAGAGTIAEINVTPEKRLASILVAMERERWTNFERGERHVWVNLTDFTAKIVDRGSVTFRTRSVIGKNVSDRRSPEFSDVMEHMVINPTWNVPRSIATKEYLPMLKNNPNAVSHLKLIDSRGRVVNRGAVDFTKFTARSFPFAIKQPPSSRNALGLVKFMFPNKYNIYLHDTPSKNLFAREVRAFSHGCIRLSDPFDFAYALLAKQSSNPKATFHNALETRRETRIDLEKHVPVHIVYRTAVAPAKGRVNYRRDIYGRDAKVWAALQNAGVALHAVDG; this comes from the coding sequence ATGACGAATAAATTACCCAAGCGCGTACGGTCGCCATTTCTGACTTTTGCATTTGCTGCTGTCGGGGCCGCTGCTCTTAGTATTTCATCACCCGTTCCAGCGACGGCTCAAAGCACTGTTTCGGCTTTTGCCCAATCGGTCGCCGAGGCTGCAGCGCGCGAAGGTGAAGTTGCTGCATTCTATCGTGCAAATGGCTATCAACCAATCTGGACAGGTAATTCGGCCGAGGATCTGTCCCGTCGAAAAGCGCTTCTTACTGCGCTGTCCAAGGCAGGTGATCACGGACTTCCGACCGTTGACCTTGGCGATCTTAAAATGCGTATGGCGAACGTAACCTCAGTGCGCGACTTGGGTGCGCTTGAGGTCGAGTTGTCGACGTTGTTGGTCGACTACGCGCAAGGCGTGAGTTCGGGCATTCTGACGCCGAGCAAAATTGACAGTGGGATCGTCCGTAAGATCAATCGCAAGGACGGCACCGATGTTCTTTCGGGTTTTGCATCTTCCTCACCTGCTGGATATCTGAAATCCCTGCCGCCGAAGAATGCCGAATATGGCCGCCTCATGCGCGAGAAGTTGCGTTTGGAAAACGCCATCCAGCATGGCGGCTGGGGCAAGACCGTTGCTGCGAAGAAGCTGAAGCCGGGTCAGTCGGGCGACGCTGTGATTGCCCTGCGGAATCGCTTGGTCCGCATGGGATATCTCAGCCGTTCGGCCAGCCGCAGCTATGATGCGTCGATCCAAAAAGCTGTGCAGCAGTTTCAAGCCGATCACGGCCTGACCGATGACGGTGTCGCAGGGGCTGGCACCATTGCCGAGATCAATGTCACGCCAGAAAAACGTCTGGCTTCGATCCTAGTCGCGATGGAACGAGAGCGCTGGACCAATTTCGAACGTGGAGAGCGCCACGTTTGGGTGAACCTCACTGATTTCACCGCCAAGATTGTGGATAGGGGCAGCGTTACGTTCCGAACACGCTCGGTCATTGGCAAGAATGTCTCGGACCGCCGCAGCCCAGAGTTTTCGGATGTGATGGAGCATATGGTGATTAATCCCACCTGGAATGTTCCTCGTTCGATCGCCACGAAAGAGTATCTTCCGATGCTCAAGAACAATCCCAATGCGGTCAGTCATCTGAAGTTGATCGATAGCCGAGGCCGTGTGGTCAACCGGGGGGCAGTGGATTTCACCAAGTTCACCGCGCGTAGCTTCCCCTTTGCGATTAAGCAGCCGCCGTCATCGCGCAATGCTTTGGGGCTGGTGAAGTTTATGTTCCCCAACAAATACAACATCTATCTGCACGATACGCCTTCCAAAAACCTGTTCGCGCGCGAAGTGCGTGCCTTCAGCCATGGATGTATCCGGCTGAGCGATCCGTTTGATTTTGCCTATGCGCTTTTGGCAAAGCAAAGCAGCAATCCCAAAGCGACTTTCCACAATGCGCTGGAGACAAGACGCGAAACGCGGATTGATCTGGAAAAGCACGTGCCGGTTCATATCGTCTATCGTACAGCCGTGGCACCTGCGAAGGGACGTGTGAACTATCGCCGCGATATTTATGGGCGCGATGCGAAAGTTTGGGCCGCTTTGCAAAATGCTGGGGTAGCACTTCACGCCGTGGATGGTTAA
- a CDS encoding YcbK family protein, producing MTYGTSNGLKSGITRRGLLGAFAATAVTSAPMYANAAGFLRGGGDVRRLAMYSGRTGETINMIYWVEGKYIKDALKEINHFMRDWRTDTSIKIDTRNIDIMAAAHGLMDVREPYTMLSGYRSPKTNAMLRSRSRGVAKNSLHMKGQAADLRLKSRSVNQIFKAAVACNGGGVGKYSGSNFVHMDCGVVRTWGR from the coding sequence ATGACCTACGGGACTTCTAACGGCTTGAAATCGGGCATCACTCGGCGCGGGCTACTTGGGGCTTTTGCAGCTACCGCTGTAACCTCAGCCCCCATGTATGCCAATGCAGCTGGATTTTTGCGTGGCGGTGGCGATGTACGCCGTCTGGCCATGTATTCAGGACGCACCGGCGAAACCATCAACATGATTTATTGGGTCGAAGGCAAATACATCAAAGATGCCTTGAAAGAGATCAACCATTTCATGCGTGACTGGCGTACGGACACCTCGATCAAGATCGACACCCGCAACATCGACATCATGGCTGCTGCCCATGGTCTAATGGATGTACGTGAACCCTACACCATGTTGTCTGGTTATCGTTCGCCCAAAACCAACGCAATGTTGCGTTCACGTTCGCGCGGCGTCGCCAAGAATTCGCTTCACATGAAAGGTCAGGCCGCAGACTTGCGTCTGAAATCCCGTTCGGTGAACCAGATCTTCAAAGCTGCGGTTGCCTGTAACGGTGGCGGTGTTGGAAAATACTCCGGCTCGAACTTTGTGCATATGGATTGCGGCGTGGTTCGCACTTGGGGTCGCTGA
- a CDS encoding glutamine amidotransferase, producing the protein MKPFLILQLRPETDASDDEFQAFLSKGGLSADQVHRIRLDQERIPDTLDLTAYSGVIVGGGPGCVSDAPDKKSAIEAKIEAECLSLMPEITTRDIPFLGCCYGIGILGHHLKPGAISKDQFGEPVSASPCRLTDEGRDDPLLKGIPDAFEAFVGHKEAMQQLPEGCTQLVTSAPCPFQMIRFGQNVYATQFHPEADAHGFETRIGIYKHHGYFPPEEAEALVDMVHAANVHAPAQILRNFVDRYRDS; encoded by the coding sequence ATGAAACCTTTCCTGATCTTGCAACTGCGCCCTGAAACCGACGCCTCGGATGACGAATTTCAGGCGTTTCTGTCCAAAGGTGGGCTAAGCGCGGATCAGGTGCATCGTATCCGACTGGATCAGGAACGCATTCCCGACACCTTGGATCTGACCGCCTATTCGGGTGTCATTGTCGGCGGCGGACCGGGCTGCGTTTCAGACGCGCCAGACAAGAAATCCGCAATCGAGGCCAAGATCGAAGCAGAGTGCCTGTCGCTCATGCCCGAAATCACCACCCGCGACATCCCGTTTCTGGGTTGCTGCTATGGTATCGGTATCTTGGGCCATCACCTTAAACCGGGCGCGATCTCAAAAGATCAATTCGGAGAGCCCGTCAGCGCAAGCCCCTGCCGCTTGACCGACGAAGGACGCGACGATCCACTGCTGAAGGGCATCCCTGACGCGTTTGAGGCCTTCGTAGGTCATAAGGAAGCAATGCAACAGCTGCCCGAGGGCTGCACGCAGTTGGTGACATCCGCCCCCTGCCCGTTTCAGATGATCCGCTTTGGCCAGAACGTCTATGCCACCCAGTTCCACCCAGAAGCCGACGCACATGGGTTTGAAACCCGGATCGGGATTTACAAACACCACGGCTATTTCCCGCCGGAAGAAGCGGAAGCGCTGGTCGACATGGTCCACGCAGCAAACGTTCACGCACCCGCCCAGATCTTGCGGAATTTCGTGGATCGGTATCGGGACAGCTAA
- the rpsI gene encoding 30S ribosomal protein S9 translates to MTEEIKSLDELNAVAEGTEAVVEVAAPREPVRDELGRSYATGKRKDAVARVWIKPGSGKVTVNGKDMDKYFARPVLQLIVRQPAQVAGVEGEFDVVATVKGGGLSGQAGAVKHGISKALQLYEPSLRGALKAAGFLTRDSRVVERKKFGRRKARRSFQFSKR, encoded by the coding sequence ATGACTGAAGAGATCAAATCGCTGGACGAGCTGAACGCCGTCGCAGAAGGCACCGAAGCTGTTGTTGAGGTTGCTGCCCCCCGTGAGCCCGTCCGTGACGAGCTGGGACGTTCCTATGCCACCGGCAAGCGTAAAGACGCTGTTGCTCGTGTGTGGATCAAGCCGGGTTCCGGCAAGGTCACCGTGAACGGCAAGGACATGGACAAATACTTCGCACGCCCCGTGCTGCAGCTGATCGTACGTCAGCCCGCACAGGTTGCTGGTGTTGAAGGCGAATTCGACGTGGTTGCCACCGTTAAAGGCGGCGGTCTGTCGGGCCAAGCTGGTGCCGTTAAGCACGGGATTTCGAAAGCTCTGCAGCTTTACGAACCCTCGCTGCGTGGCGCACTGAAAGCTGCTGGCTTCCTGACCCGTGACTCGCGTGTTGTTGAACGTAAGAAGTTCGGCCGCCGCAAAGCACGTCGTTCGTTCCAGTTCTCGAAGCGTTAA
- the rplM gene encoding 50S ribosomal protein L13, whose product MKTFSATPADIEKKWIIIDAEGVVLGRLASIIATRLRGKHKASFTPHMDMGDNVIVINADKVQMTGKKRTDKVHYWHTGYPGGIKSRTAGQILEGDHPERLLTKAVQRMLPGGKLSRQQMTNLRIYAGAEHPHEAQSPEVLDVKSMNPKNTREG is encoded by the coding sequence ATGAAAACCTTCTCTGCAACGCCTGCAGATATCGAGAAAAAGTGGATCATCATCGACGCCGAAGGCGTTGTACTGGGCCGTCTTGCATCGATCATCGCAACGCGTCTTCGTGGCAAGCATAAAGCCTCGTTCACGCCGCATATGGACATGGGTGACAACGTCATCGTGATCAATGCGGACAAAGTACAAATGACCGGCAAGAAGCGCACCGACAAAGTGCACTACTGGCACACCGGTTATCCGGGCGGCATCAAGTCGCGCACTGCTGGCCAGATCCTCGAGGGTGACCACCCCGAGCGCCTGCTGACCAAAGCTGTGCAGCGTATGCTGCCGGGCGGCAAACTGAGCCGTCAGCAGATGACCAACCTGCGCATCTACGCCGGCGCCGAGCACCCCCACGAGGCCCAGAGCCCCGAAGTGCTGGACGTCAAGTCGATGAACCCCAAAAACACACGTGAGGGCTGA
- a CDS encoding SLAC1 anion channel family protein, protein MSDTTQAPDPNMPPEEFSRLAHFPVTFFAIVMGLMGLTLALHAGAPAMPMLEAASSLMLLIGAAVMIAIALIYVAKALRHPAAVAEEWHHPVKLAFFPTISISLLLLATAVFPYNPTLAEYVWLLGVAGQGVLTIAVISGWISHRSFQVGHLTPAWFIPAVGNVIVPVLGARIGYIETSWLFFSGGMIFWIVLLTLVMNRLIFHDPIVARLFPTMVILIAPPSVAFLAYVSMTGEVDGVARLLIYSGYIFAALVVAQVPRLAKLPFALSWWALSFPIAALSIASFRFAQLDGSRTHHNIGFILLVVLVLVVAGLIWRTGKAMLRGEICVPE, encoded by the coding sequence ATGTCTGACACGACCCAAGCCCCTGATCCGAACATGCCCCCGGAAGAGTTCAGCCGTCTGGCGCATTTTCCTGTCACATTCTTTGCGATCGTGATGGGGTTGATGGGGCTGACATTGGCGTTGCATGCGGGCGCTCCGGCGATGCCGATGCTCGAGGCTGCGTCGTCGCTGATGCTGCTGATTGGCGCCGCGGTGATGATCGCGATTGCCCTGATCTATGTCGCGAAGGCGTTGCGTCATCCCGCTGCCGTGGCCGAGGAGTGGCACCATCCCGTCAAGCTAGCCTTTTTCCCGACGATCTCGATCTCGCTTCTTTTGCTGGCGACGGCGGTGTTCCCGTACAATCCAACACTGGCCGAGTATGTGTGGCTTTTGGGCGTTGCGGGGCAGGGCGTGCTGACCATCGCGGTAATCTCTGGCTGGATCAGCCACCGGTCCTTTCAGGTGGGTCATCTGACGCCTGCGTGGTTCATTCCAGCAGTGGGTAACGTCATTGTTCCGGTGCTGGGTGCCCGTATCGGATATATCGAAACCTCTTGGCTGTTCTTTTCCGGCGGAATGATTTTCTGGATCGTGCTTCTGACGCTGGTAATGAACCGGTTGATTTTTCACGATCCTATTGTGGCGCGGCTGTTTCCGACCATGGTCATTCTGATCGCCCCACCCTCGGTCGCGTTTCTGGCCTATGTCAGCATGACAGGCGAGGTGGACGGTGTCGCCAGGTTGCTGATCTACTCGGGCTATATCTTTGCAGCGCTCGTGGTTGCTCAGGTGCCGCGTTTGGCAAAACTTCCCTTTGCGCTTAGCTGGTGGGCGTTGAGCTTCCCGATCGCGGCGTTGTCTATCGCCTCGTTCCGGTTTGCCCAGTTGGACGGCTCGCGTACACATCACAACATTGGCTTCATTTTGCTAGTTGTGTTGGTATTGGTGGTCGCTGGTCTGATCTGGCGTACCGGAAAAGCGATGCTGCGGGGCGAGATTTGCGTACCGGAATAG
- a CDS encoding PaaI family thioesterase produces MQLKMTQRELQAFLQAEFPQVADDFEVAEVAPMRAIIRKRISDKHLRPGGTVSGPSMFALADVAIYLAVLAMIGPKALAVTTNCSIDFMRKPASGADLLAHATIHKLGKVLAVGDVLIYSEGHDRPVARASLTYSIPPERA; encoded by the coding sequence ATGCAATTGAAAATGACGCAACGTGAATTGCAGGCCTTCCTGCAGGCCGAGTTCCCTCAGGTCGCGGATGACTTCGAAGTAGCCGAGGTCGCGCCGATGCGCGCCATCATCCGCAAACGCATCAGCGACAAGCATTTGCGCCCCGGTGGCACAGTCTCCGGCCCCAGTATGTTCGCCTTGGCGGATGTGGCGATTTATCTGGCTGTGCTGGCGATGATCGGACCCAAAGCGCTGGCCGTCACCACCAATTGCTCGATAGATTTCATGCGCAAACCGGCGTCCGGCGCGGATCTTTTGGCACATGCGACCATCCATAAGCTGGGGAAGGTATTGGCCGTCGGCGATGTGCTGATCTATTCCGAGGGTCATGACCGCCCGGTGGCCCGCGCCAGTTTGACCTACTCGATCCCGCCGGAACGGGCTTGA
- a CDS encoding enoyl-CoA hydratase, protein MADPILIREDAASVARLTLNNPGALNALSDAMLAALKSELEALANDSSIRAIVIAGAGKVFCAGHDLKEMTAGRAAEDGGHAYFNDLFTRCAEVMTLIPRLPQPVIAEIHGIATAAGCQLAATCDMAVAAEGTRFGVNGVNIGLFCSTPMVALTRNVPRKVAFEMLTTGEFIDATRAREVGLVNRVVPHDDLRAATDELAATVASKLGAAVKIGKSAFYDQALMDLEEAYAFTGGVMAENMMLRDTAEGIQAFIEKRKPEWSQNEDA, encoded by the coding sequence ATGGCAGACCCAATTCTGATCCGCGAGGACGCAGCGTCAGTTGCGAGGTTGACGTTGAACAACCCCGGAGCGCTGAACGCGCTGTCGGATGCGATGCTGGCCGCACTAAAATCCGAGCTCGAGGCACTGGCCAATGACAGCTCGATCCGGGCGATTGTGATCGCGGGTGCGGGCAAGGTGTTCTGCGCCGGTCACGACCTGAAGGAAATGACCGCGGGCCGTGCCGCCGAGGATGGAGGTCACGCCTATTTCAACGACCTGTTCACCCGCTGTGCCGAAGTAATGACCCTGATCCCCCGCCTACCCCAACCCGTCATCGCCGAGATCCACGGTATCGCCACCGCCGCTGGCTGCCAGCTGGCTGCGACATGCGATATGGCCGTTGCTGCGGAAGGCACACGCTTTGGCGTGAATGGGGTGAATATCGGGTTGTTCTGTTCGACTCCGATGGTCGCCCTGACCCGCAATGTGCCGCGCAAAGTCGCGTTCGAGATGCTGACCACGGGCGAGTTCATTGACGCCACCCGTGCACGCGAGGTCGGATTGGTTAACCGCGTGGTTCCGCATGATGACTTGCGCGCGGCAACGGACGAACTGGCTGCAACGGTGGCCTCGAAACTGGGGGCCGCTGTGAAGATCGGCAAGTCCGCTTTCTACGATCAAGCCCTGATGGATCTGGAAGAGGCCTATGCCTTCACTGGCGGCGTAATGGCAGAGAACATGATGCTGCGCGATACCGCCGAGGGCATTCAGGCCTTCATCGAAAAGCGCAAGCCTGAGTGGTCTCAGAACGAAGACGCTTAG
- a CDS encoding class II glutamine amidotransferase has translation MCRWAAYLGAPIFMEEVVVQPGHSLIQQSQEAEEAKTAINADGFGVAWYDHRAEPGLYRDVLPAWSDPNLRALAHQVKSRLFLAHVRASTGSATSRNNCHPFAYKQWSFMHNGQIGGFEGFRKQADMLIPDALYGKRQGATDSEVLFLLTIEAIEAGASVPQALERATRALLDLSRRLGTTPHLRLSAALSDGTSLWAARCASDQYAPSVYYRWSDSRQGWAVVSEPLDRDEDDWISLPPGHIAQFDGRDVTVMTFQP, from the coding sequence ATGTGCCGTTGGGCCGCCTATCTGGGTGCACCGATTTTTATGGAAGAGGTCGTGGTCCAGCCCGGCCATTCGCTGATCCAGCAAAGTCAGGAAGCGGAAGAGGCAAAAACCGCCATCAACGCTGATGGGTTCGGGGTGGCGTGGTATGACCATCGCGCCGAACCTGGGCTGTACAGGGATGTGTTGCCCGCGTGGTCTGATCCGAACCTGCGGGCGTTGGCCCATCAGGTGAAATCGCGGCTGTTTTTGGCCCATGTGCGCGCCTCGACGGGATCGGCCACCAGCCGCAACAATTGTCATCCGTTTGCATATAAGCAGTGGAGCTTCATGCATAACGGCCAGATTGGCGGGTTCGAGGGGTTCCGCAAACAGGCGGACATGCTGATCCCAGATGCGCTTTATGGAAAGCGGCAGGGAGCCACGGACAGCGAAGTGCTGTTTCTTCTGACCATCGAGGCGATTGAAGCGGGCGCGAGCGTACCACAGGCGCTTGAGCGCGCCACGCGTGCCTTGCTGGACTTGTCGCGCCGCTTAGGCACCACACCGCATCTGCGCCTGTCGGCGGCTTTGTCAGACGGAACATCCCTTTGGGCCGCGCGGTGCGCGTCGGATCAGTATGCGCCATCTGTCTATTATCGCTGGTCAGACAGCCGGCAAGGGTGGGCTGTCGTGTCCGAACCGTTGGATCGGGACGAAGATGATTGGATCAGTCTGCCACCCGGCCACATCGCGCAGTTTGATGGGCGCGATGTGACGGTGATGACGTTTCAGCCCTAA
- a CDS encoding DUF6356 family protein, translating to MISKVFLDHPNSVDETYLEHARFAAGFSFWLFVAAGAAVIHAVIPSAFEKTASGIIARLYAKTHNRGQ from the coding sequence ATGATCAGCAAGGTATTTCTTGACCACCCGAATTCAGTAGATGAAACCTATTTGGAACACGCTCGATTTGCGGCCGGTTTTTCATTCTGGTTGTTCGTAGCTGCTGGTGCAGCAGTGATCCACGCAGTGATTCCATCTGCATTCGAGAAAACTGCCAGCGGGATCATCGCGCGGCTTTATGCCAAGACCCATAATCGCGGCCAGTAA